From one Mytilus edulis chromosome 1, xbMytEdul2.2, whole genome shotgun sequence genomic stretch:
- the LOC139481136 gene encoding kelch-like ECH-associated protein 1, translating into MSAEEVYESKMKTDSSSCYRIQPLTTEKPADGSMNFTIMKHPKEALDVMSTLRLLTKLCDVTLVVGEDKYLAHKIVLAAASPYFRAMFTGGMKEEGMTTIPLHGITACTLAVLIEFAYTAEVRVNERNVCYLLPAATMFQMNHVVEACSVFLEHQLDPSNCIGIADFASEHGCHELETKAREFIFKNFSEVVRCDEFLTLNPCQLISFIKHDELNIRCESEVFDAVIRWVQHDLEKRACKLEGLLYAVRCHFLAPHFLEKQLNNCKVLKKMPQCQEYLTKIFQGLKLHQSIPEKPRKPCSPLVIYTAGGYLRQSLSNFEYYNTCTKQWNRLPDLPKPRSGLSACIVKGAFYVVGGRNNSPDGNMDCNSLEMYDTLRKQWVTKCPMSVPRNRVGVGVIDNMIYAVGGSQGQQHHCTVERYDPDCDIWTNVDPMKTKRIGVGVASLNRLLYAVGGYDGSNRLRSAECYDPEVNEWSPIPPMNTTRSGAGVVGMDNYIYAVGGYDSSCQLKSVERYNTCTKTWEFVAPMRSPRSALSVCVLSGKLYVLGGYDGNDFLSTVECFDPDKNEWTEVTNMTCGRSGHGVTVGAEPYRS; encoded by the exons ATGTCTGCCGAGGAAGTTTATGAGTCGAAGATGAAAACAGACAGTTCTTCCTGTTATAGGATACAACCATTGACAACAGAAAAACCTGCTGATGGTAGCATGAACTTTACCATAATGAAACATCCAAAAGAAGCATTGGATGTTATGAGTACTTTAAGACTTTTAACTAAATTATGTGATGTGACCTTAGTTGTCGGTGAAGACAAATATTTAGCTCATAAAATTGTGTTGGCTGCAGCTAGTCCCTATTTCCGTGCAATGTTTACCGGTGGTATGAAGGAGGAAGGCATGACCACGATTCCTCTTCATGGAATAACAGCATGTACACTTGCAGTGTTAATAGAGTTTGCATACACTGCTGAAGTTCGTGTAAATGAAAGGAATGTGTGCTACTTATTACCGGCTGCTACAATGTTTCAAATGAACCATGTTGTGGAAGCATGTAGTGTTTTTTTAGAACATCAGTTAGATCCTAGTAACTGTATTGGAATAGCAGATTTTGCTAGTGAACATGGGTGCCATGAACTAGAAACAAAAGCTCgggaatttattttcaaaaatttctcAGAAGTTGTACGTTGTGATGAATTCTTGACGTTAAATCCTTGCCAATTAATAAGTTTCATAAAACATGATGAATTAAATATTCGGTGTGAATCTGAAGTTTTTGATGCTGTGATACGATGGGTGCAACATGACTTAGAGAAGCGTGCATGTAAATTAGAGGGATTACTTTATGCTGTTCGTTGTCATTTCTTAGCCCCTCATTTCTtagaaaaacaattaaacaattgtAAAGTTTTAAAGAAAATGCCTCAATGTCAGGAATACTTGACTAAAATTTTTCAAGGACTAAAATTACATCAGTCAATACCCGAAAAACCAAGAAAACCGTGTTCACCTCTAGTTATATACACTGCTGGTGGTTATCTAAGACAGTCCCTtagtaattttgaatattataacaCATGTACAAAACAATGGAATCGCTTGCCAGATTTACCGAAACCCAGAAGTGGATTAAGTGCATGTATTGTAAAAGGTGCTTTTTATGTGGTTGGAGGTAGAAACAATTCTCCAGATGGCAATATGGATTGTAATTCTTTAGAAATGTATGATACTTTAAGGAAACAATGGGTGACAAAGTGTCCTATGTCTGTGCCCAGGAATCGAGTTGGAGTAGGagttatagacaatatgatttaTGCTGTTGGTGGCTCACAAGGCCAGCAACATCATTGTACTGTAGAAAG gtATGACCCTGACTGTGATATTTGGACTAATGTTGATCCTATGAAAACTAAAAGAATTGGTGTTGGTGTTGCATCTTTAAACCGTTTATTATATGCTGTTGGTGGTTATGATGGTTCAAATAGATTACGGAGTGCTGAATGTTACGATCCTGAAGTTAACGAATGGTCTCCTATACCTCCTATGAATACAACAAGAAGTGGAGCAG GTGTTGTTGGTATGGACAATTATATTTATGCCGTTGGTGGTTATGACAGTAGCTGTCAACTAAAATCAGTAGAACGATATAATACTTGTACAAAAACTTGGGAATTTGTAGCCCCTATGAGGAGCCCCAGAAGTGCTTTAAGTGTATGTGTATTAAGTGGGAAGCTTTATGTTTTAG gaGGTTATGATGGTAATGACTTTTTATCTACCGTAGAATGTTTTGATCCCGATAAAAATGAATGGACAGAAGTGACCAATATGACATGTGGTCGTAGTGGACACGGTGTAACAGTTGGTGCTGAACCATACCGTAGCTGA